Proteins from a genomic interval of Rhizobium etli CFN 42:
- a CDS encoding DUF6428 family protein, whose protein sequence is MNAIDNNKIQAEEISLGQLLDALSGDKDASLIFHYDGRPVNPGYHITEVKAGQFSALDCGANPEAWTEIFIQLWDIEEGGERTHMPAGKFRAIVRKVSEHVQLDGSVKLTFEVSDGVRPLQLYCAAMPVLRGEAVHVELSPRPASCKPRDRWIAEESRKAAACCGPSAARSGCCA, encoded by the coding sequence ATGAACGCCATCGACAACAATAAAATTCAGGCAGAGGAGATCAGCCTCGGTCAGCTGCTTGATGCGCTCTCCGGCGACAAGGACGCGTCGCTGATTTTCCATTACGATGGCAGGCCGGTGAATCCGGGCTATCATATCACCGAGGTCAAGGCGGGCCAATTCTCGGCACTTGATTGCGGTGCCAATCCCGAGGCCTGGACTGAGATCTTCATCCAGCTTTGGGACATCGAGGAGGGCGGCGAACGCACGCACATGCCGGCTGGAAAATTCCGTGCGATAGTCCGTAAGGTGTCGGAGCATGTGCAGCTCGACGGTTCGGTCAAGCTTACCTTCGAAGTCAGCGACGGCGTGCGGCCGCTACAGCTCTATTGCGCCGCAATGCCGGTTCTACGCGGCGAGGCTGTGCATGTCGAACTTTCGCCGCGGCCGGCAAGCTGCAAGCCGCGCGACCGCTGGATCGCCGAGGAGAGCAGAAAGGCTGCGGCTTGCTGCGGTCCGTCGGCGGCGAGGAGCGGCTGCTGTGCGTAG
- a CDS encoding ArsR/SmtB family transcription factor: MDQRQALTAFGALSQETRLHIIRMLVVSGPDGMAAGLIAEKAEVSPSNVSFHLKELERAGLITQQRESRSIIYTAHYETLGGLIRFLMEDCCGGNAEICAPAAAVAACCAPAIKEELQ, from the coding sequence ATGGATCAACGTCAAGCCCTGACCGCGTTCGGCGCGCTTTCGCAGGAAACGCGCCTCCACATCATTCGCATGCTTGTCGTCTCGGGTCCTGACGGAATGGCGGCAGGCTTGATCGCGGAAAAGGCGGAGGTTTCCCCGTCCAACGTCTCCTTCCACCTGAAGGAGCTGGAACGAGCGGGGCTGATCACGCAGCAGCGAGAATCCCGCTCGATCATCTACACCGCCCACTACGAAACGCTCGGCGGCCTGATCCGCTTCCTGATGGAGGATTGCTGCGGCGGTAATGCCGAGATCTGCGCGCCCGCCGCCGCCGTTGCCGCATGCTGTGCACCTGCAATCAAGGAGGAACTGCAATGA
- a CDS encoding arsenate reductase ArsC → MISDRVYNVLFLCTANSSRSILAESILGTEGKGRFKAYSAGSQPRGEVNPLALKELQTLGYPATGFRSKSWDEFAKPQAPAMDFIFTVCDAAHGSACPVWIGHPMTAHWGVEDPAAVEGSEVEKGRAFAQAARFLKNRIMAFLSLPLFSIDKLALEQHLRQIGAMEGTTAKPAGAG, encoded by the coding sequence ATGATCTCAGACCGCGTTTACAATGTTCTCTTTCTCTGCACCGCCAATTCTTCGCGCTCGATCCTGGCGGAATCGATCCTCGGGACCGAGGGCAAGGGCCGGTTCAAGGCCTATTCCGCCGGCAGTCAGCCGAGGGGCGAAGTCAATCCATTGGCGCTGAAGGAGTTGCAGACGCTGGGTTATCCCGCAACCGGCTTCCGCTCGAAGAGCTGGGACGAATTCGCCAAGCCCCAAGCGCCCGCAATGGATTTCATCTTCACCGTCTGTGATGCCGCCCACGGCTCAGCCTGCCCGGTTTGGATCGGCCACCCGATGACCGCCCACTGGGGCGTCGAGGATCCGGCCGCCGTCGAGGGCAGCGAGGTCGAGAAAGGCCGTGCGTTCGCACAGGCCGCCCGATTTCTGAAAAACAGGATTATGGCCTTCCTAAGCCTGCCTTTGTTCTCGATCGACAAGCTGGCCCTGGAGCAGCACCTGCGCCAGATCGGCGCGATGGAAGGCACGACCGCAAAACCGGCAGGTGCCGGCTGA
- a CDS encoding MIP/aquaporin family protein, whose product MASYDLSRRLVAETLGTAMLVATVVGSGIMAASLTGDVGLALLGNTLATGAILVVLITVLGPISGAHFNPAVSLIFAMSGSLPKRDLGFYMLAQFGGGIAGTICAHLMFNLPLLDLSSKTRTGGAQWFSEGIATFGLVAVILAGIRFEQKAVPWLVGLYITAAYWFTASTSFANPAVAFARSLTDTFSGIRPVDLPGFWLAEISGAVAALLLFNWLLQPAETSSTLSSEARL is encoded by the coding sequence ATGGCTTCCTACGATCTATCGCGCAGACTGGTCGCAGAGACCCTCGGCACCGCCATGCTGGTCGCAACCGTGGTCGGTTCGGGCATCATGGCGGCATCGCTCACCGGGGATGTCGGGCTTGCCCTGCTCGGCAATACACTCGCGACCGGCGCGATCTTGGTCGTGCTGATCACCGTGCTGGGGCCGATTTCCGGCGCCCATTTCAACCCGGCCGTCTCGTTGATCTTCGCAATGTCGGGTTCACTGCCCAAACGCGATCTCGGTTTCTACATGCTGGCGCAGTTTGGCGGTGGCATAGCCGGAACGATCTGCGCCCATCTGATGTTCAACCTGCCGCTCCTGGACCTGTCGAGCAAGACCCGCACCGGCGGCGCGCAATGGTTTTCCGAGGGTATCGCGACCTTCGGCCTCGTCGCGGTCATCCTCGCCGGCATCCGCTTCGAACAGAAGGCCGTCCCTTGGCTGGTCGGGCTCTATATCACCGCCGCCTATTGGTTCACCGCATCGACCTCGTTCGCCAATCCGGCCGTGGCTTTCGCCCGCTCCCTGACTGACACTTTCTCCGGTATTCGTCCGGTCGACCTTCCGGGTTTCTGGCTTGCTGAAATATCAGGTGCGGTCGCAGCCCTCCTCCTGTTCAACTGGCTGCTGCAGCCAGCCGAGACATCGTCAACCCTATCCTCCGAGGCAAGATTATGA
- the arsC gene encoding arsenate reductase (glutaredoxin) (This arsenate reductase requires both glutathione and glutaredoxin to convert arsenate to arsenite, after which the efflux transporter formed by ArsA and ArsB can extrude the arsenite from the cell, providing resistance.) has translation MNVTIYHNPACGTSRNTLAMIRNAGIEPAIIDYVSTPPSRAELVKMIADAGLTVRQALREKDTPYAELGLDNPDLTDDQLLDAMLAHPILINRPFVITPLGTRLSRPSELVLEILPETHKGAFTKEDGEKVLDAEGKRIV, from the coding sequence ATGAACGTCACTATCTATCACAATCCCGCTTGCGGCACCTCGCGCAACACGCTGGCGATGATCCGCAATGCCGGCATCGAGCCTGCCATCATCGACTACGTCAGCACGCCGCCGTCGCGTGCAGAGCTGGTCAAGATGATCGCCGATGCCGGCCTGACCGTGCGCCAAGCACTGCGCGAGAAGGACACGCCCTACGCCGAACTCGGCCTCGACAATCCCGACCTGACCGACGACCAGTTGCTCGACGCCATGCTCGCCCACCCGATCCTGATCAACCGGCCCTTCGTCATCACCCCGCTCGGCACGCGCCTGTCGCGCCCCTCCGAGCTGGTCCTGGAAATCCTGCCGGAGACGCACAAGGGCGCCTTCACCAAGGAGGACGGCGAGAAGGTGCTCGATGCTGAAGGCAAGCGCATTGTCTGA
- the arsH gene encoding arsenical resistance protein ArsH has product MLKASALSDLPATSPAHLRQPDPAALRPPFSTHKPRILILYGSLRAVSYSRLLAHEASRLLEHFGCEVRIFDPEGLPLPDGAPAAHPKVQELRELSAWSEGQVWVSPERHGAMSGIMKAQIDWIPLSVGSVRPTQGKTLAVMQVSGGSQSFNAVNQMRILGRWMRMITIPNQSSVAKAFQEFDSDGRMKASSFYDRVVDVCEELVKFTWLTRDASAYLTDRYSERREEADKLERRVDLKSI; this is encoded by the coding sequence ATGCTGAAGGCAAGCGCATTGTCTGACCTTCCAGCCACTTCGCCGGCCCATCTTCGCCAACCGGATCCGGCGGCCCTGCGGCCGCCCTTCTCCACGCATAAGCCGCGCATCCTCATCCTTTACGGTTCGCTCAGGGCCGTATCCTACAGCCGTCTCCTCGCGCATGAGGCATCACGGCTGCTCGAGCATTTCGGCTGCGAGGTGCGGATCTTTGATCCCGAAGGCCTTCCCCTTCCGGACGGCGCTCCGGCCGCCCATCCTAAGGTGCAGGAATTGCGCGAGCTGTCAGCGTGGTCGGAAGGCCAGGTCTGGGTCAGCCCAGAGCGGCACGGCGCAATGAGCGGGATAATGAAAGCGCAGATCGACTGGATACCGCTATCAGTGGGTTCGGTCCGGCCGACGCAGGGCAAGACGCTCGCCGTCATGCAGGTATCGGGCGGGTCACAGTCGTTCAATGCCGTGAACCAGATGCGCATCCTCGGCCGATGGATGCGGATGATCACCATTCCCAACCAGTCGTCGGTGGCAAAGGCTTTCCAGGAGTTCGACAGCGACGGACGCATGAAGGCGTCATCCTTTTACGACCGCGTCGTGGACGTTTGCGAGGAGCTGGTGAAATTCACATGGCTGACACGCGACGCCTCGGCCTATCTTACCGACCGCTACAGCGAACGCAGGGAAGAGGCCGATAAGCTCGAACGACGCGTGGACCTCAAATCCATATGA
- a CDS encoding mechanosensitive ion channel family protein, translating into MRLRYILLRTIFLVTLALAGARFESAAAFAQEPQPQARAEAPLVDTPSALAAKEIEKAKVQLGSLQDSVKENADNDDALVGLATKADELSRAVITISVNLRPRFDQIKNRLTEIGEPPKDGQPPEAQIVTDERNALAAERAQINAVTGDAENLSIAVTKLMNEIIAMRRQLFADTLFRRTEISISVLDDAASAFVHEISEFSQALASWASFVWKFKRFPLFAAIFLSLASALILLSGSYRLFGSYLRRDEAVENPSYIGRLSIAFWSTLIRTLALAVLLVTSFFFLNSFNVLRPDIAPVIGALFGTIGLVYFVGRFVNAIFAPSEPHWRLVKLSNLGARSIGYCLSAMAVVNGLDYLFGTVSEAMGSPLVLTVVRSLIAALIIGIILIAVSFSKPMLARSGDPDAPGRHWPRGMAIILRVVGAALIVTALAGYVGLARFVATQLIITGAVVATMYVGLLSGKAISRQESFGDTFFARFLARRFNLGPVAIDQVGLLVGLAMYAVALLVGIPLILLLWGFHVQDLQLIAFRLFTEVKLGGISISLLGICTGILLFAGVYLLTRWLQRWLDGNVMARSHVDLGVRNSVKTGIGYLGVGIAAIIGVSAAGIDLSSFALVASALSVGIGFGLQNIVSNFVSGLILLVERPFKVGDHVVSGTAEGIVKRISVRATEIETFRKQAIIVPNSELINGLVGNWTHRNKIGRSEIPVSVSYDADPQQVMDILLELTAKIPLVMRNPEPHVEFLRFGPYSLDFELRFFLADMGDGLTVRNNLRIEILKRFKAEGIEIPLPQSDLTIHREAAPVLASAVKQHADAHENSKDRPVEEEERPVRQLRGRAAES; encoded by the coding sequence TTGCGGCTGAGATACATCCTGCTTCGCACCATTTTTCTTGTGACGCTGGCGCTCGCCGGTGCGCGTTTCGAGAGCGCAGCAGCCTTCGCGCAGGAACCGCAGCCGCAGGCGCGAGCAGAGGCGCCGCTTGTCGATACGCCTTCGGCCCTGGCGGCAAAGGAGATCGAGAAGGCGAAGGTCCAGCTTGGCTCGCTTCAGGACAGCGTCAAGGAGAACGCCGACAATGACGATGCGCTAGTCGGGCTTGCGACGAAGGCCGACGAGCTCAGCCGCGCCGTCATCACCATATCGGTCAACCTGAGGCCGCGTTTCGACCAGATCAAGAACCGCCTGACCGAGATCGGTGAGCCGCCGAAGGATGGGCAACCGCCCGAGGCGCAGATCGTCACCGACGAACGTAACGCGCTTGCCGCCGAGCGCGCGCAGATCAACGCGGTGACCGGTGACGCCGAAAACCTGTCGATCGCGGTGACGAAGCTCATGAACGAGATCATCGCGATGCGGCGGCAGCTTTTTGCCGATACGCTTTTCAGGCGCACGGAAATCTCCATCTCGGTGCTTGACGATGCCGCGAGCGCCTTCGTGCACGAGATCAGCGAATTCTCACAGGCTTTGGCGAGCTGGGCCTCCTTCGTCTGGAAGTTCAAGCGGTTCCCGCTGTTCGCCGCGATCTTCCTGTCGCTTGCCTCAGCACTCATCCTGCTTTCCGGCAGCTACCGGCTGTTCGGCTCGTATTTGCGCCGCGATGAGGCGGTCGAGAATCCGTCTTATATCGGCAGGCTGTCGATCGCCTTCTGGTCGACGCTGATCCGAACGCTGGCGCTGGCGGTGCTGCTTGTTACCTCCTTTTTCTTCCTTAACAGTTTCAATGTGTTGCGGCCGGATATCGCTCCTGTAATCGGCGCGCTGTTCGGCACCATCGGTCTCGTCTATTTCGTCGGCCGCTTCGTCAACGCGATTTTCGCGCCAAGCGAACCGCACTGGCGGCTGGTGAAGCTCTCCAATCTTGGCGCTCGCTCGATCGGCTACTGTCTCTCGGCGATGGCTGTCGTCAACGGACTCGACTATCTCTTCGGCACGGTCAGTGAGGCGATGGGATCGCCGCTGGTGCTGACCGTCGTTCGCAGCCTGATCGCTGCGCTGATCATTGGCATCATCCTGATCGCCGTCTCCTTCAGCAAGCCGATGCTGGCGAGAAGCGGCGATCCCGACGCGCCTGGCAGACATTGGCCGCGCGGCATGGCGATCATCCTGCGCGTCGTCGGTGCCGCTTTGATCGTTACGGCACTTGCCGGCTACGTCGGACTTGCCCGCTTCGTCGCCACGCAGCTCATCATCACCGGCGCGGTCGTCGCCACCATGTATGTCGGTCTGCTCTCCGGCAAGGCGATCTCGCGGCAGGAAAGCTTCGGTGACACCTTCTTCGCCCGCTTCCTGGCGCGACGCTTCAATCTCGGGCCGGTGGCGATAGACCAGGTCGGCCTGCTCGTCGGCCTTGCCATGTATGCGGTGGCGCTGCTCGTCGGCATTCCGCTGATCCTGCTGCTCTGGGGCTTCCATGTCCAGGATCTGCAGCTTATCGCCTTCCGGCTGTTTACCGAGGTCAAGCTCGGCGGCATCAGTATCTCGCTGCTCGGAATCTGCACCGGCATCCTGCTCTTTGCCGGCGTCTATCTGCTGACGCGCTGGCTGCAGCGCTGGCTCGACGGCAATGTCATGGCTCGAAGCCATGTCGATCTCGGCGTGCGAAATTCGGTCAAAACGGGCATCGGCTATCTCGGCGTCGGCATTGCCGCGATCATCGGCGTTTCCGCCGCCGGCATCGATCTGTCGAGCTTCGCGCTTGTCGCCTCAGCGCTTTCGGTCGGTATCGGTTTCGGCCTGCAGAACATCGTCTCCAACTTCGTGTCGGGCCTGATCCTTCTGGTCGAACGGCCGTTCAAGGTCGGCGACCATGTCGTCTCCGGCACGGCCGAAGGTATCGTCAAGCGTATCTCGGTGCGCGCGACCGAGATCGAGACTTTCCGCAAGCAGGCGATCATCGTGCCGAATTCGGAACTGATCAACGGCCTCGTCGGCAACTGGACGCACCGCAACAAGATCGGTCGCTCAGAAATCCCGGTTTCCGTCAGCTACGACGCTGATCCGCAACAGGTAATGGATATTCTCTTGGAGTTGACGGCGAAGATACCGCTCGTCATGCGCAATCCCGAGCCGCATGTCGAATTCCTGCGCTTCGGCCCCTATTCGCTCGATTTCGAGCTTCGCTTCTTCCTCGCCGACATGGGCGACGGCCTGACGGTGCGCAACAATCTCAGGATCGAGATCCTCAAGCGCTTCAAGGCGGAAGGCATAGAAATCCCGCTGCCACAGAGCGACCTTACCATCCATCGGGAGGCTGCCCCCGTCCTTGCCAGTGCGGTTAAGCAGCATGCGGACGCCCATGAGAACTCCAAGGATAGACCGGTGGAGGAAGAGGAGCGGCCGGTGCGCCAGCTGCGCGGGCGGGCAGCGGAGAGCTGA
- a CDS encoding DUF924 family protein has product MATIRTPREVYDFWFVRCGRDLWFRPPPELDVEIRGVFRDTHLALAAGVGDEWRADPVSRLAAVIVLDQFPRNIYRGTGLAVATDGLALREAKLALAAGADQAVEHACRTFFYLPFEHAENLDEQDRSVALFTALGDEEYLDYAIRHREVIAAYGRFPHRNAMLGRESTAAELDYLSKPAAGF; this is encoded by the coding sequence ATGGCAACGATCCGCACACCTCGCGAAGTCTACGATTTCTGGTTCGTTCGATGTGGCCGCGACCTTTGGTTTCGCCCGCCGCCGGAGCTCGATGTCGAGATCCGTGGTGTTTTCCGCGATACGCATCTGGCGCTTGCCGCAGGCGTCGGCGATGAATGGCGAGCCGATCCGGTGAGCCGGCTGGCGGCCGTCATCGTGCTCGATCAGTTTCCCCGCAACATCTATCGCGGCACGGGGCTTGCCGTTGCTACCGACGGGCTGGCGCTTCGCGAAGCCAAGCTTGCGCTTGCGGCCGGCGCCGACCAGGCGGTGGAACATGCTTGCCGAACCTTCTTCTACCTGCCGTTCGAACACGCCGAGAACCTCGACGAGCAGGACCGTTCGGTAGCCTTGTTCACCGCGCTTGGTGACGAGGAATATCTCGATTATGCGATCCGACACCGTGAGGTAATCGCCGCCTACGGGCGCTTTCCTCACCGCAATGCCATGCTCGGGCGCGAATCGACGGCAGCAGAACTCGACTATCTCTCCAAGCCCGCCGCGGGGTTCTGA
- a CDS encoding MFS transporter yields MTTAETSEQGQEAAGGRQAKIVALVVAVSFFMQILDGTIVATSLPQMAASFGVQPVSMSIGITVYMLTMAAFIPLSGWLGDRFGARRVFLASIGVFTGASLFCGLSGSLTEFVLWRALQGAGSALMTPVGRIIVLKNARKSELVQAIALITWPALTAPVVGPVLGGFITTYASWHWNFLINIPIGIIGMGLVQRFVPEQREADPGRLDILGFILSAAGLTLLLAALELSVKWEGGLWPVISMLAAGIVLSVVATRHFLAVDNPLLDLSAFRVQTFSMSTLSAGTACRTAINATPFLLPLLFQLGFGLSSIAAGTYLLVYFLGNFSMKAVTTPLLRFFGFRTVLGLNGLIAALSIVACGFLTPETPPFFIHALLFLAGLSRSMEFTALNTLAFADIGPAQRSSASTLSSMLQQVSMLLGVAMAAAVLNISSALRGAASPVLADFRWAFVVVGAIGIVSSLRFLQLPKEAGAEVSGHRKFQER; encoded by the coding sequence ATGACCACGGCAGAGACGAGCGAGCAGGGGCAAGAGGCGGCGGGGGGCCGTCAGGCAAAGATCGTGGCTCTGGTCGTTGCCGTTTCCTTCTTCATGCAGATCCTCGACGGCACCATCGTCGCCACCTCGCTGCCGCAGATGGCGGCAAGCTTCGGCGTGCAGCCGGTGTCGATGAGCATCGGCATCACGGTCTACATGCTGACGATGGCGGCTTTCATTCCGCTGTCGGGCTGGCTCGGCGATCGTTTCGGCGCGCGCCGCGTTTTCCTGGCGTCGATCGGCGTCTTCACCGGCGCCTCGTTGTTCTGCGGGCTCTCCGGCAGCCTCACGGAATTCGTGCTGTGGCGTGCGCTGCAGGGGGCGGGCAGCGCGTTGATGACACCGGTCGGGCGCATCATCGTGCTGAAGAACGCCCGCAAGTCCGAACTTGTCCAGGCAATCGCGCTCATCACTTGGCCGGCGCTGACGGCGCCCGTGGTCGGCCCTGTGCTCGGCGGCTTCATCACCACCTATGCCAGCTGGCATTGGAACTTCCTGATCAACATTCCGATCGGCATCATCGGCATGGGGTTGGTGCAGCGCTTCGTGCCCGAGCAGCGCGAGGCCGATCCTGGCCGGCTGGATATTCTCGGCTTCATCCTGAGTGCGGCCGGATTGACCCTGCTGCTCGCGGCCTTGGAGCTTTCGGTCAAATGGGAAGGCGGGCTTTGGCCGGTCATCTCAATGCTTGCGGCCGGCATTGTACTATCGGTCGTGGCGACGCGCCATTTCCTTGCCGTCGACAATCCGCTGCTCGATCTTTCGGCTTTCCGCGTCCAGACCTTTTCGATGTCGACGCTTTCGGCGGGCACGGCTTGCCGAACGGCCATCAATGCGACGCCTTTCCTTCTGCCACTCTTGTTCCAGCTCGGCTTCGGACTGAGCTCGATTGCCGCCGGGACCTATCTGCTCGTCTATTTTCTCGGCAATTTCAGCATGAAGGCGGTGACGACGCCGCTCTTACGCTTCTTCGGCTTCCGCACCGTTCTCGGGCTCAACGGGCTGATTGCAGCGCTTTCGATCGTTGCCTGCGGTTTCCTGACGCCTGAGACGCCGCCGTTCTTCATCCATGCGCTGCTTTTTCTCGCGGGTCTGTCGCGGTCGATGGAATTTACGGCGCTGAACACGCTTGCCTTTGCGGATATCGGCCCGGCGCAGCGAAGCTCGGCCTCGACGCTGTCAAGCATGCTGCAGCAGGTATCGATGTTGCTCGGCGTTGCGATGGCAGCGGCCGTGCTCAACATTTCCTCGGCTCTCAGAGGCGCGGCCAGTCCCGTCCTTGCCGATTTCCGCTGGGCCTTCGTCGTGGTCGGCGCGATCGGCATCGTCTCGTCGCTGCGCTTCCTGCAATTGCCGAAGGAGGCGGGCGCCGAAGTTTCCGGCCACCGGAAATTCCAGGAGCGCTAA
- a CDS encoding MarR family winged helix-turn-helix transcriptional regulator has product MPTSKAAKQSASASPRSGGDGRKLSTFLCFAVYSANLAFGRAYKPILDALGLTYTQYIAMVALSEEDDQTVSTLGEKLFLESNTLTPILKKLESAGFITRHRDPADERQVRVSLTPAGREILETDPSSALIDAVGLGDDFPVVQKSVTRLRDNLLRAQAEPQKS; this is encoded by the coding sequence ATGCCCACGTCCAAAGCCGCAAAACAGTCTGCATCCGCCTCTCCTCGAAGTGGCGGTGACGGGCGCAAGCTTTCGACCTTCCTGTGCTTCGCGGTCTATTCGGCCAATCTCGCTTTCGGCCGCGCCTACAAGCCGATTCTGGACGCGCTCGGCCTGACCTACACCCAGTATATCGCCATGGTGGCCCTCTCTGAGGAGGACGATCAGACGGTCAGCACGCTGGGAGAAAAACTGTTCCTCGAATCCAACACGCTGACGCCCATTCTCAAGAAGCTGGAGTCGGCCGGCTTTATCACCCGCCACCGCGATCCAGCCGACGAACGGCAGGTGCGTGTCAGCCTGACGCCAGCGGGACGCGAAATTCTCGAAACCGATCCCAGCTCCGCCCTGATCGACGCCGTCGGCCTCGGCGACGACTTCCCTGTCGTGCAGAAATCGGTGACGCGGCTGCGCGACAATCTGCTACGGGCACAGGCGGAGCCGCAAAAGTCATGA
- a CDS encoding NUDIX hydrolase: MPEIAIGALIKNGSVLLARRSSERSTHPDQWSLPGGHLEHGEDAETALRRELLEEIGVTPQHWLLAGEFVSESPPGAFATFHVYRVDRWQDSPRLIGDEHTALRWFTAAEIERETELAPPQLAEMLLNLLRPKTNQKA, from the coding sequence ATGCCCGAGATCGCAATCGGCGCATTGATCAAAAATGGCAGCGTTCTTCTCGCCAGGCGAAGTTCGGAGCGCAGCACGCACCCGGATCAGTGGAGCCTGCCGGGCGGTCACCTAGAACACGGCGAAGATGCCGAGACGGCACTGCGCCGGGAATTGCTGGAAGAAATCGGCGTGACGCCGCAGCACTGGCTGTTGGCCGGAGAGTTCGTTTCGGAAAGCCCGCCCGGGGCATTCGCCACCTTCCATGTCTATCGCGTCGACCGATGGCAGGACTCTCCGCGACTTATCGGTGATGAGCACACGGCGCTCAGATGGTTTACCGCCGCGGAGATAGAACGCGAAACCGAACTGGCGCCGCCTCAGCTTGCTGAAATGCTCTTAAACCTGCTCAGACCCAAAACGAACCAAAAGGCATGA
- a CDS encoding DUF3095 family protein gives MSNSHAEPRRAYDEFSLVLDPDVYEPLPDDWLIGITDVVSSTAAIRSGRYEDVNYAGASIIAALGNAWGSFDFPFVFRGDGAAFALPANGIMAATSALRDVAGFAKAELHLDLRVGLVTVGEIRATGRDVRIARYAASESATYAMFAGGGLKWAEQQIKNGRFLVKPGRYAMRPDLTGLSCDWAPFPSQRGEILSLLVEPRDHTRPEVFAALARRVLAVFDAGPRRSHPLSGRTAMAREKQVSAKRWSKVASSSDFRKFDDGLRLTLDCAPEQIDSVEAMLVAARARGEIDFGLHRQSHALMTCLVPSGRPDSHLHFLDGMGGGYAKAAEMMEEGALEEVRQRAL, from the coding sequence ATGAGCAACAGCCACGCGGAGCCGCGCCGGGCCTATGACGAGTTTTCGCTTGTCCTCGATCCCGATGTCTACGAGCCGTTGCCTGACGATTGGCTGATCGGCATCACCGATGTCGTCAGCTCGACCGCGGCGATCCGATCGGGACGCTATGAAGACGTCAATTATGCCGGCGCATCGATTATCGCCGCCCTCGGCAATGCCTGGGGTTCGTTCGATTTTCCCTTCGTGTTTCGTGGAGACGGAGCAGCCTTCGCCTTGCCGGCGAACGGCATTATGGCGGCGACCTCGGCCTTGCGTGACGTCGCGGGCTTCGCCAAAGCCGAGCTTCATCTCGACCTGCGTGTCGGGCTCGTCACCGTCGGCGAAATCCGTGCCACCGGGCGCGACGTCAGGATCGCGCGCTACGCCGCTTCCGAGAGCGCGACCTATGCGATGTTTGCCGGAGGCGGGCTCAAATGGGCGGAGCAGCAGATCAAGAATGGCCGCTTTCTGGTGAAACCCGGCCGTTATGCGATGCGGCCTGACCTGACGGGCTTGAGCTGCGACTGGGCGCCATTTCCGAGCCAGCGAGGCGAGATCCTGTCGTTGTTGGTCGAGCCGCGCGACCACACGCGCCCGGAGGTCTTTGCGGCGCTGGCAAGACGCGTGCTCGCGGTATTCGATGCCGGGCCGCGCCGGTCCCATCCGCTTTCCGGAAGGACGGCTATGGCAAGAGAGAAGCAGGTCAGCGCGAAACGCTGGTCGAAGGTTGCCTCCAGTTCGGATTTCCGCAAGTTCGATGACGGCCTGCGCCTCACGCTGGACTGCGCGCCGGAGCAGATCGACAGCGTCGAAGCCATGCTCGTTGCAGCGCGGGCGCGCGGCGAGATCGATTTCGGGCTGCACCGCCAGTCGCACGCGCTGATGACCTGCCTCGTGCCGTCGGGCCGGCCGGATTCACACCTGCATTTCCTCGACGGAATGGGCGGCGGTTATGCCAAGGCGGCCGAGATGATGGAGGAAGGCGCGCTTGAAGAGGTCCGGCAGCGCGCGCTGTAG
- a CDS encoding Ohr family peroxiredoxin — MTEKLLFAGKTHIAGGRNGYARSSDGTLDIKLPQPHPAAENLFGAAWSACYIGAIELAAAQRKITLPAGPEVDAEITLNGDNGSYFLRARLNVSLADIDREIAQELIEAAHGICPYSKAVHGNIDVETKLV; from the coding sequence ATGACAGAGAAGCTTCTTTTCGCCGGCAAGACCCACATCGCCGGCGGCCGCAACGGCTACGCACGCAGCAGCGACGGTACGCTCGACATCAAGCTGCCGCAGCCGCATCCGGCGGCCGAAAACCTGTTCGGGGCCGCGTGGTCGGCTTGTTATATCGGTGCCATCGAGCTCGCCGCCGCGCAGCGGAAGATCACCTTGCCGGCCGGTCCCGAAGTCGATGCCGAAATTACGCTCAACGGCGATAACGGCTCCTACTTCCTGCGTGCACGACTCAATGTCAGCCTTGCCGACATCGACCGCGAGATCGCACAGGAGCTGATCGAGGCCGCCCACGGCATCTGCCCTTATTCCAAGGCTGTCCACGGCAATATCGACGTCGAAACCAAGCTTGTCTGA